DNA from Triticum aestivum cultivar Chinese Spring chromosome 7D, IWGSC CS RefSeq v2.1, whole genome shotgun sequence:
AGCTTACATAGGTGTAGGCCAGACCTGTGCATATTGCGTTACAAATGCCCATTGGTCTGCAGTGCTATATGCAAGGGTGATGCTCTCATTCAATCATGACCATGGTGTACTGATTTGTTGTGCGACCGCAAACGAAAGGAGAACTTCGTACGATTGTGAATAAAAACATGTAGAACAATACAGTATAGAACGGGGAGCAGACCctcaaaaataaaaaggaaaaaaagaacggGGAGCACAAATTTGAATAAAACTATAACTTTTTTATGTACCCACTGTTGAATACACTTGAAAACTCTGCATTTTCCCGGACCAGTTTTAAAATAACTGAGATCCTAAGGCACCGTTTAGAATGAACTATCAATAGTTGGTTATTTTCTTTCTCTTAATCAAGTCAATATTTGGTTCCCTCGCAGAAAAAAGGAAATATTTGGTTACTATGAAGTATTTCGTCCATTACTAATTCCCTATACCCTGTCAAAGATATAGAATACTCCTCAACATAATTATATTTAATTTACACCCATAAAAATGAAGACAGATGAACTTTTACAGTAAGCTTAATAAATAATACTCTTGCGCCTCAACATATTGGCAGAGGGAACTCCCTAACCACTCTGCACCCAGAGATACACAACATacaattttgttttcttttgttcctAGAAATCAGATGCAAAAAAGGAATGTAGCACAAAAGAAGGGATAGAGCAACAAAATATTGTTGGATGTATACTAATGGGTGATTGAAAAATAAATAGAAACAAGAAGCTTCAAGTAATCGAAAGGGTCACTCTAGGTGGTGTCATGAAGGATACGGCGACGTTGCCGCACATGGCATGCGTGGAATATGGCAGGAGTGCTCCATATAAGTAGAGGACCGGTGATTCTAGTGACAAGAGGGAATGAGNNNNNNNNNNNNNNNNNNNNNNNNNNNNNNNNNNNNNNNNNNNNNNNNNNNNNNNNNNNNNNNNNNNNNNNNNNNNNNNNNNNNNNNNNNNNNNNNNNNNNNNNNNNNNNNNNNNNNNNNNNNNNNNNNNNNNNNNNNNNNNNNNNNNNNNNNNNNNNNNNNNNNNNNNNNNNNNNNNNNNNNNNNNNNNNNNNNNNNNNNNNNNNNNNNNNNNNNNNNNNNNNNNNNNNNNNNNNNNNNNNNNNNNNNNNNNNNNNNNNNNNNNNNNNNNGTCATAGGGGGAGGGAGAATGATTCAGTGAAATAGAAAGAAGAGGCGCCTGCTTTGTGCTTTCATTGGGGGAAGCAGGTGTGACTTCGAGAAACCCCAACATCGATATCCTCCTCCCTTTCATCTTGTCACCTCTCGCCCTCCCCTGGCCAGTCGATTTGGTAGTGGTGTAGGGTTGGCCAATGGGAGGAGGACGTGCATCTGTGCTCATGCCTTTGAGAATAATGAGAAATCGGACCTGCTCAAATGTACTTGTCGATGGCATGATGGGTAATTTTCAACAACTTCACAACAGTGGCAAAGCTTGAACACGAAAAATTGCTGGTCTAAACATTTACACTATGCCGCGCCTAGCTCCGCAATCCGGTCCACCGAGTTGCAGACTAAGGAATTAGAGGGTTACCGAACAGGCTCTTAATCAATTTGTTAGGCCTGTTTAAATCCGCTCCCaccgggagtcgaacccaggacctgggGTGCTACTAAGGTCGCTGCAACCACTAGGCTACAGGCCCGTTCGCCACTGATGCTCTATTTCGTAGTCTAAAATCATCCTCGTTTCTCTTCGACCTCCCAAGCTCTGAAACACCCCTCGACCTATGTTATCACCATCTTCTCATTACTCTGTTGTGTTCCCGAGGATGTCAACCATTCCACCTCGTCCACTAGTTGTCTCCACATTAGTAGTCGACATAGCTACCATGTGTCCATGTGGCCTCGTCACTCTGCTCTACTGCAACCATGGCAACCATCAATCATGCCACAACCCTCTCTAGGCATGGAGGGTGCACATGGTATTCTTTCGAACACAAACCCCCACTTTCCAAGTTCCTACGTTGTCTGCACTACCGGTGGTTCCATTTCGTTACCGCCTCATCTCTCCCAACAATTGTAGTGGGAACCATGTAAACAACCGTGAGTTCAAAAAATAATTAGAGATTTGCTAATATCTCGGGTTCTTAAAAATTGGCAACCTTGAATGCTTAGTCTGATGGCAAATAACCTCAAATATTACTGTGGATGTTGTGTGACTGCATTTGATTGGGCAACCACTACATCTTTTCTTTTAGGTACAGGCCGCGCCGATTTTGGGCCGCACAGATCAGCGTGAAAGCATTGACCGCGCGGTGAGTCTGATCATCGTACATCCAAGATTAGCGTGCAACCGAATGGATTAACATGATCCTGTCAAAAAAAAGGCATGGACTTGGTGGTGTTCTGCTAGGCAAGTGATGGTAGTCCTAGTCCTGCTAATCAAATTCAATTGCTCTGCATTTTACAGACAGTCACATGTTGAAAACGTTCTAGCTGTAAACTTCTGAGTGCAAGATGTTGAATCCAATAACTTAGTTGCATGGAGAAAACAGCTGATTTGAAGAGTTCCAAATGGGATAATTGTGCAACCAAAACCTGTTTCATGTCATCATTGAAATCACTAGACTGTACACTTGACCGCTCTTAAATTCACCAAACTGATAACGTGTAATTAACTTGCAAATCTGTTATCTGGAGAAAGATGAACTAAGACCAAATAGCATATTTGTGTTTCTCCAGGAGAGCACATCTTCCACAAGTTTCTTTCTACCCAAAAGACATAAACCCTGTACACAAAACCATATCACCATTGAAATTCGCTGGGTTTCCACATGAAAAGAAATGTGGCCATTCTGATCTCAAATCGGCAAAACTGACATGTAATTCAGTTACAAATCTTTTAGCCAGAGAAAGCTGAACAAAGTATCAGCATAGTCAGTACTTGTTTCTACCAAAAAAGTGCAAGCAAGTTCAAAGATCCATGGCACAAACAACAACAGGAAACAAAGGCCCTGGAAGTAGTCCCTACACATGACCAAAGCGCCATGGGTAATTCTCCTATACAAGAGCACTGAAGTAACAATCAGACAACAAAAACTCTTCTAATTAAAATGCAATATGGAAGTATGCCTGATAAAGCAAGTTGACACAAAGACCAGGGTGGAACCAACAACTCACGACAAATTCACACTGAACAGAGATCAATCTAGCAGCCAGAGAGACAATAGTTGTGTCTTAATCATGCCAAACCTAAAGTATATTTGGGCGGAAGGGACGGACAGTAATAAGGAGTTTTAATACAATAGATCCATACACCATAGTTCAGAACATTAAGAAGACATTCAAGACATTATTGTAAGCACGAAATGATGACATGGCAGATGCTACTGTAACCATCCAAAATGACATATTCGACTGGTAATTCTGACAAGTAGAAGAGCTGAGAACAGAAGACATGCTCTAAATCCCAGGGCAAACCAGGAGCCTTCAACATTCAGACGCGCCCTTTGGAGAACGGAGGATCATTGCCTTATCCTTGCATCTCATGGGACGGAATTGGAAGAATGCTCTCTTGAAGATGGTGCTGAGTAAGCGACATACAATATTGACTCTTAGCAATATTAACCAAACCTAAGAATTTGCCATCAATGTCACATCGCAACACATGTTTGTCATTGAATCTGATCAGCACCTCACGCTCATTTAGCACAGCCATATCATCAAACGACTGCACCGCTgaatcatgtggtgttttctttttctttttgtaagAACTTAGATAAAGTTGTCGTGATGCCTCCACCGTTGACAGTTCAATCCGGTACTTGAAAGCCCAGATCTCAGCCTCATAATCTTGCATCACCCAGACATCCATAGAGGTGAAACTAGGAGTCGAGCCAGCCCAGAAAGCAAGCGTCCCTTTCATGTCGAACAACTTCCTATTAGAGCATGACTGGGCGGGACTGTGCATCAACCGGAATGACTCAGCTTCTGTGTCGAACACAATAATGTCTCCAGCATCTCCCGTAACGTCACCGGCACCATGAAGACACCAGTGCAGGCTGCCACGGTGGTGGACTGGTGATGAATGCTTGGATGACAAGCTCAGCCCAGTCAGTAACTTCTGTTGCATGGAAGGTGATGAGACCGCTGGCATTCTAACTATTGCATGCCTCGGCTTGTCATATCCCACTGTGAGGATGTATAAGGTGATTTTAGAAAAGAGATGTGACGTTGAGACCCAAAGCACCCTATATTCTCCAGTTGGATGGTGGATGTAGAAACCAATTAGGAAGTTGTATTGCCCTGAAGGCTCCGGTAGTAGAGCAGCCTTGCGGGTGACCGGGTTGCAGATGCAGAATTGAGATGGCCCGCGTCGGAAGATAATGAAGAAGCCATCACAGGAGCCTATGAGAATGTTGAAATTTTGTTTGTCTTCCCGGACCAAGGGCCAGAGCTCTTGATTGGAGGTGCCAGCACCAGCGTCACCCAAGACAACATAACTGGCGGGCCGCCCCTCCCCATTGACAATAGGGAGCAACGGCTGGCGGCGGTGGTGTTCGAGCTTGAATTCAGGTGTGGATGTGGCACTGCACCACGACTTGATTACCGCACGGCAGCGGCCAACGGCCTTGCCCGGCAACCGGATGAGTATTTGGTGCATCATCTCCTTGGGCAGATCCTCGAGCCGGGTGGCGCCCTTCCTGTCCGGCATCGTGCTTCGTCAAGTCCGGTTAACTGAAAAGACCAGGCAAGCTTAGTGCCATAGGTTGATAGGTAAGACGCGCCTCTATGGCTAACTCCTTCAGATTAAAAAGACTAGCAAGCAAAATACACGAGGAAGGCGAGACGAGTTTACCCTAAAATACACGAGCAGGAGAGAGTCCAGCCGGCGGCGAGCAATATCGGCAGCGTCGGCGTGTTCCGTCGCCTGTAGACACGAATAAAGGCAGATTTGAGCAGATGGCGAGGGCAAGAGAAAACATCGGACAGGAGACTTCGACCGGTTTGGGCGGCGAAGATGCTCACCTTCGTCAAGGAGGAAGGCGGCGGAGAAGGTCTCGGCGTGAGGCAGAAAAGCAGCCCGGACGGTCGACAGAGGCGGGAAGTGATCGAGAGCGACGGGTCAAACCCTAGAGGGGCCGTGCTCCCCCGCACGCAGTCAGGGAGGGGAGCTCGATCAAGGGGAGGGAGGAGACCATCGCGCGAGGTGTGGCCAACGGAGGAGGCGAGCGACTTCGATCTGAATCCACGGGGCAGGAGGACGGCCGCGAGCTCGATCCAGGGGAGAGAGAGGAGTGAGGAAAAATTAGGTCTTGCAGGGGAGAGGGGTGGGGAATTTCGCCTGGAGAGGGAGGAGGTTTTGTAGCGTGCTCGAGTGGGGTGGGGAATTTTACCTGGAGAGGGAGGAGATCGACTCGGCCTTTTATTTCTTTGCAATTGGAGTATAGAAGATGTAGTCAATTTTCAGGCGTAAAAACACAGCCTTATTCTCTCTCCCATTCACAGCATATTCTCTCTCCCATTCCCAGCATGTCGTCTTGCCCGCCTCATAATTTTTTTCTGAATTCAGTCACCTTCTCCGATTTAATAAGAGGAATATCGACGGAGCTATGAGGCCGAGCAAAGCCGGCGATGACGCGGCTGGGGGGCAAGTCCAAGGCATGTCAAGTGCCAGGGGGGAGGAGGCTTTCGCTCTCACCGACAGAGCCCGAGTTGCAGATGGAGAATGTGTGGCGAGTGGTACTAAGGCGTGGAGTCTTCGAGGAGGTTTGGATGAACTCGTCGGAAGGGAGCAAGGGCTTGTGTTGTGTTGTAGGAAATCGCCGACCCATCTAAACAGGGAAGAAGAACAGTCCATGCAGGATTGAAGGAAAAAGATAAAGCGGCAACCATTGAATTTCGATCCAACGGTTGCGATAGAAGTCGGGGGCATCGACTCACACCAATTTTTTTCCAGACGATTAACGCATATTTGCTCCCTTATTCACGTGGCATCACCAGCCTCTCTTGCCCAACCATGGACGTCGCTAGTCAGGGGGCAGCTCTTCCATCGCTGACACTAGTGGCACATACAATCTTCTTCTTAATCTGCAATGCAAACAAACCCAACCCAGCAATGTGTCCACACTATAACCTTCCAACCTCGTCTTCCTTGCGAGTGGGTCCGCATTGTCGTTATCTTCATTCCATCCCCATATAGCCATCTCTTTATGGATGTAACGCGGGCCATAGAGAGAATGACACAATACAAATAATACTATTGGAACACGTCCACAATTACCGTTGGACCCATGTAGTGTTCTCCCGTAGCCCTCTCAAGAATCCACGGGGCCGCGAGGTCTATCCAGGGGGGAGGAGTGAGGGAAATTAGATCTTGCAGTGTGCTCAAATGGGGTGCGGGTTTTTTTTAGAGAGGGAGGAGATTGACTTGGTTGAGTCCTATCATAGTATTGTTTCGAATGGCGGATGAGTCTTTAATTTCTTTGCATTTGTAGTATAGAAAATGTAATAGTCGATTTTTAAGCCTGTAAAATCAGCATTTTTTCCTCTCCAGACACGAACTTGAAAtacctctctgtctctctctctcccccattCCAAGCATGTCTTCTTCCCCACCCACATATAATTTTTTCAGACTTCGGTCACCTTCTCCAAACGTAGCCTCCTCGAAGGTAAGAGGAATAGCAAAGGAGTTCCGAGGCTAAACAGAACCAGCAATGACGCGGCTGGGAGGCAAGCCCAAGGCTTGTCAAGTGCTCACCCCCGGTCGATTCGACGGGGCACGAGCTCGAGACGGGGAATGCGTTGCGACCGGTACCAAGGCAGGTAGTTTTCGATGAGGTTTATAGATGAATTCATCAGAATCGAGCAGGGTTGGTGATGTGTTATAGCAAATCGCCGGCACATCTAAATGGGGGGAGAATAAAAGTCCATGCAGATTGAAGGTAAAAGACGACGTGTCAACCCTTGAATTTCAATCCAACTGTTGCGATAGAAGTTGGGACATCGACTAACAACTAATGTTTTTTTCTAGATGATTGATGTATAGTTGCTCTCTTGTTCACATCGCCTCACCACCCTGTCTTGCCCAATCATGGCGTCGCTAGTCATGGGGACAGCTCTTGACCATCGCTGACACTGGTGGCGCACAATCTTCTACTTAAGCTTCAGCGCAAACAACCCTAACCCCAACAATGCGCCCAAGACTATAACCTTCCAACCTTGTCTTCGCCGGTAGTGGGTCTGTGTTGTCATTATCTCTGCCCCCGTCTGTTTATTAATGGAACGCGAATCATAGGGAATGACACGATACAAAAAAATATGAATGGAACGAACGTATATGATTTATTTTCCTTTTCAGTCGAGAGAATCAGTGAAGCAAAATTGTGTATATGTATACGTATTTCGTATGACTCTTAAGCCCCCACGTCACCCACCCTCTCGGGCGAATCGGGCGGAACCCAGCCCTAGCCGCTTGGCCGCACATCTCTCCCTCCCCCCATCACCCCGGCCGCTGTTGAAGGAGGCCACCGGGCTAAGCGCGGGCGGCGGACATTGGTGGCGGCAGATCTCCTCCCTCTCATGGCACAGAGGTGGTGCGAGGCACCTTGGCCATTGGGAGTGCGCCCCCAGATCGGCCCTCCATTGCACGTTGGTTCGCTCCCGATGACGACGGTGTGGGGGTTTCCGGTGGTGGCGGGAGCACCGTGGAAGGCATGTTCAGCTGCACGGGGTGGATGCATACACGCTGGTCCACGTCCAGATCCGACTGGATTTGTCTTAGGTGGCCGGCATGTTGTGTGTGGCAAGGTGCCGGGGTCCATGAATACGCGGGAAACTCTGGGGGGGGACCCTAGATCTCCTCAATATCGAGCGATGATGGAGCTTCTGCGTCGTATTCCCTCTTGAGGGCATCGTTTATGGAGTTAGCTTCGGCCGGAGGGACTAACAACGATGGCATACGTCTTTATGGTGAGGCTCCGTGCGGATCCAATCAGCGATGAGATCGAGCTCGCTCAACCGCTGATGAAAATCGTGCCAACTACAGTCATGGCAGAAGATGGTGGTGTTTCCGACGTTGGTTCCTTGTTGAGGCATCATAGTTGCAGGTTGCGTCACCATGCTCGGGTTGTCCCGGGGGAACCCTACATATGTGTCTCTTGGATCAGACGATGATGATGAacgaaatatgccgtagaggcaataataaagttgttattttatatttccttatatcatgataaatgtttattattcacgctagaattgtattaaccggaaaaatgatacatgtgtggatacatagacaaaacatcgtgtccctagtaagcctctactagactagctcgttaatcaaagatggttaagtttcctaaccatagacatgtgttgtcatttgatgaatgggatcacattattaggagaatgatgtgatggaaaagacccatccgttagcttagcatattgatcgttcagttttattgctattgctttcttcacgtcatatacatattcctttgactatgagattatgcaactcccggataccggaggaataccttgtgtgctatcaaacgtcacaacgtaactgggtgattataaagattctctacaggtatctcctaagttgttagttgggttggcatagatcgagattaggatttgtcactccgagtatcggagaggtatctctgggccctctcggtaatacacatcataagaagccttgcaagcaaagtgactaatgagttagttgcgagatgatgtattacggaacgactaaagagacttgtcggtaacgagattgaactaggtatgaagataccgacgatcgaatctcgggcaagtaatataccgatgacaaagggaataacgtatgttgtcattacggtatcaccgataaagatcttcgtagaatatgtaggagccaatatgagcatctaggttccgctattgcttattgaccggagatgtgtctggtcatgtctacatagttctccaacccgtaggttccgcacgcttaacattcgataacgattttgtattatatgagttatgtgttttggtgaccgaatgtgcTTCATGCTTTGGGGGCTAGGTTTCACGTAGTACAAATAGAGATACTAGACGAAAGCTTCATCAACTGTGCGGTGAAGCATCCAGGAAGAAAGTTGAATTTCTACTGAAAATATGACAGAAGGCAGTGCTCGATTGTCAGTGCAAGGCAGGTGGACAATACTACAGTGCAGTGAAGGTGCATTTCTGCAGTTTACAGATATACTAACATACATGTGAACACCTGCTATTGCACCTtgttcaaaaaaaatctaaaatacAAGATTGTGTGATAATCCTGTTTCGCAAACCACTGCAACGCGACTGGGGTATGTGTTGTTCTCTAACCTTAGTCTTAACCGTGTTATCCTTTCCGGTAAAAAAATTCCGTAAGTTCGCAATGAGGTTGAAATACTCCTCTAGTTTTAGTGAAAATGGTTCAAGACGCCTTTCCCCTCCCTAAAAATGTTAGTCGTCACTAAACCTGAAGATCTGTCTTCATCATTTGCCTTTTTCCCACATTATTGAGTTCTTCCAAAAGTTTTTTTCGTAAGGCTTTTAATGAGGCAATACATGTAATGCAACCTACAATTGTAAAATGCTTTGTTCATTAGGTTCTCAGAAGGAACATTGATGAGGGGTTATTTATCTAATCATGAACCTACGTTAATAAGGCTAACAGCATGAAATTCCTAATAGCGTCTGTTTGTCTATTGAGAGCCACTAATATTTTGAAGTACCGAATCTACCGTAATCATTCTATCTGAAGAAAAACTTCACTGTCAAAATTtcatgtgaaaggatcgatatagatgactagaaggggggtgaataggcaactaactctaggcctttctcaagttgctccttcaacttagcattctcctcaacaagatgcacatgctcacaacaagggttagtagcatttgcattatcaattaacaccatatgaggaaaggtggctttctccttagttagcttcacttggagttgatcatgagactccttgaggccaGCATGAACatccttcaagactttgtgagccttgtcgagaatgtcaaactcctctttgagtctagcaagatcaaccccaaactttgccttctcggagtttagcacacgagacacaacaagagcatgatcaagatctttctttaacttagcatgatcatcgttgtatgactcctcaagagccaaacgaagaccacgcccttcgtcaagagcattggaaagatccgaaatctcatcggcatagtcacgactatgcccctccatcttagagatggtatcttcgtgagcctcgatcatgtcattggcttcaccaagttgttccaagagagcaacgaagtggttcttggatttacccttgagtttacccataaaggtctcaaactcattttcctccacatttgtcccctcgtgttcatcaatgctatccgtcgaagaaggatgattaatgatggtagttttgatgttgggggttaccttgttggtggctttagccatgaggcacttggcggtgatgttctcattgggtgagtcgaagagagacatccgtggagtcatcacaatggcaacggaggccatggcaaccgactcaccatcttcatcatcgtcatcatcctcattgtactcttcttgtaccaccaatgccttgggaggagtcttcttggtgatgttgctcttgttggggaacgacttggccttgtccttcggatgagcttgccaccattgtcttccctcttctcgtaagggcactccgcaacaaaatggctcacattgccacaattgaagcaagtcttCACTCGTTGCTTgtcctttgcgccacttgaattgttcttgttgaagtttggccttgtgttcttcttgctccaaaattgccttgaagcaagagccatgtgttcatgataggcatacttcgtatcttcgaggttgctctcctcttcttcctcttcatcctcttcctccatactaaccttggcctttagagcaaggttgggcttctttactctctGAGAGTGAAGAACCGCATtgt
Protein-coding regions in this window:
- the LOC123169591 gene encoding F-box protein At5g49610 produces the protein MPDRKGATRLEDLPKEMMHQILIRLPGKAVGRCRAVIKSWCSATSTPEFKLEHHRRQPLLPIVNGEGRPASYVVLGDAGAGTSNQELWPLVREDKQNFNILIGSCDGFFIIFRRGPSQFCICNPVTRKAALLPEPSGQYNFLIGFYIHHPTGEYRVLWVSTSHLFSKITLYILTVGYDKPRHAIVRMPAVSSPSMQQKLLTGLSLSSKHSSPVHHRGSLHWCLHGAGDVTGDAGDIIVFDTEAESFRLMHSPAQSCSNRKLFDMKGTLAFWAGSTPSFTSMDVWVMQDYEAEIWAFKYRIELSTVEASRQLYLSSYKKKKKTPHDSAVQSFDDMAVLNEREVLIRFNDKHVLRCDIDGKFLGLVNIAKSQYCMSLTQHHLQESILPIPSHEMQG